The following are encoded together in the Bubalus bubalis isolate 160015118507 breed Murrah chromosome 14, NDDB_SH_1, whole genome shotgun sequence genome:
- the MSRB2 gene encoding methionine-R-sulfoxide reductase B2, mitochondrial: MARLLRALRGLRLREALGWAARGRADCGGLRAGAGSPQAGSLTKSQPALSKSEWQKKLTPEQFHVTREKGTEPPFSGIYLNNKEPGMYHCVCCDSLLFSSEKKFCSGTGWPSFSEAHGTSGSDESNTGILRRADTSLGLARTEVVCKQCEAHLGHVFPDGPGPAGQRFCINSVALRFKPRKH, translated from the exons ATGGCGCGCCTCCTGCGGGCTCTGCGGGGCCTGCGCCTCCGCGAGGCGCTAGGGTGGGCTGCGCGGGGCCGAGCGGACTGCGGCGGCCTCCGCGCAGGTGCTGGATCCCCGCAAGCAG GGTCTCTTACAAAAAGTCAGCCGGCTCTCTCCAAGAGTGAGTGGCAGAAGAAGCTGACACCAGAGCAGTTCCATGTCACAAGAGAAAAAGGGACGGAGCCG CCTTTCAGTGGGATCTACCTGAATAACAAGGAACCAGGGATGTATCACTGTGTGTGTTGCGACAGCCTGCTCTTCAG CTCTGAGAAGAAGTTCTGCTCCGGCACGGGATGGCCTTCGTTCTCTGAGGCTCACGGGACATCTGGCTCTGATGAGAGTAACACGGGGATCCTGAGACGCGCGGACACCTCGTTGGGACTAGCTCGCACAGAGGTCGTCTGTAAGCAG TGTGAAGCTCACCTCGGCCATGTGTTCCCCGACGGACCCGGGCCTGCTGGGCAGAGGTTCTGCATCAACAGTGTGGCGCTCAGGTTCAAGCCAAGGAAACACTGA